Genomic DNA from Streptomyces sp. PCS3-D2:
CTCGCCTTCTATCACGAACAGGTGCATCTTCGTAACCCTCTAGGGCCATGCGATCTAGTCCGGTCATGGGTAACTTCGGCCCGCATGACCGCCCATGCAGAACTGGCCTCATACCGAAAGCCCCTCACATCCGCTTCTGTCAGCTCCACCGTGCACATCGACCGCCCCCGCCCGAGCGACGGCACCGCCCTGTGGCGCCTCGCCCGCGACTCCAGGACCCTGGACCTCAACTCGTCCTACAGCTACCTCCTCTGGTGCCGTGACTTCGCCGGCACGTCCGCGATCGCCCGCGATCGGGCCGGCCGCGCCGTCGGGTTCGTCAGCGGCTACCTGCGGCCGGACCGCCCCGGGACCCTGTTCATCTGGCAGACCGCCGTCGACGAATCCGTCCGCGGGCTGGGGATCGCCGGGGCCATGCTCGACAGCCTCTCCGCCCGGGTCGCCGCGGAACACGGACTGAGCTTCCTGGAGACCACCATCACCCCCGGTAACCACTCGTCGGAAAGGCTCTTCGCCTCGTACGCCGAGCGTCACGGCGCGGCCCTGGAGCGCGAGGTGCTGTTCCCGGCCGACGCCTTCCCCGGGGGCGGGCACCAGCCCGAGGTGCTCCACCGCATCGGGCAGCTCCACTTCTGACCCGGTCGCCCGCCGCCCGTACGCCGAACACCGAACACCGACTGGAGATCCACCTTGACCATGACCGAGCCGGTACTGTCCGTCTTCGAGACCGTGGAGTCCGAGGTGCGCAGCTACTGCCGCGCCTGGCCCGTCGTCTTCGAGCGCGCCAAGGGCAGCCGGCTGTACGACGAACACGGCCGCAGCTACCTGGACTTCTTCGCCGGCGCCGGGTCCCTGAACTACGGCCACAACAACCCGGTCCTGAAGCGGGCCCTGCTCGACTACCTGGAGCACGACGGCATCACGCACGGGCTCGACATGTCGACCACGGCCAAGAGGACCTTCCTGGAGACGTTCCGCTCCCGCGTCCTCGAACCCCGCGCACTTCCCTACAAGGTGATGTTCCCGGGGCCCACCGGAACCAACGCCGTCGAAGCGGCACTCAAACTGGCCCGGAAGGCCAAGGGTCGCGAGTCGGTGGTCTCCTTCACCAACGCCTTCCACGGCATGTCACTCGGTTCCCTCGCCGTCACCGGCAACGCCTTCAAGCGGGCCGGGGCGGGCATCCCCCTGGTCCACGGCACGCCGATGCCCTTCGACAACTACCTCGGCGGCAGGACCCCCGACTTCCTCTGGTTCGAGCGCCTCCTGGAGGACCAGGGCTCCGGCCTCAACCAGCCGGCGGCCGTCATCGTCGAGACGATCCAAGGCGAGGGAGGGATCAACGTCGCCCGCGCGGAGTGGCTCCGCGCCCTCGCGGAACTGTGCCGACGCCGCGACATGCTGCTCATCGTCGACGACATCCAGATGGGCTGCGGCCGCACGGGCGGGTTCTTCTCCTTCGAGGAAGCGGGCATCACGCCCGACATCGTCACCCTGTCCAAGTCCATCAGCGGCTACGGACTGCCCATGTCTCTCTGCCTGTTCAAGC
This window encodes:
- the ectA gene encoding diaminobutyrate acetyltransferase, with product MTAHAELASYRKPLTSASVSSTVHIDRPRPSDGTALWRLARDSRTLDLNSSYSYLLWCRDFAGTSAIARDRAGRAVGFVSGYLRPDRPGTLFIWQTAVDESVRGLGIAGAMLDSLSARVAAEHGLSFLETTITPGNHSSERLFASYAERHGAALEREVLFPADAFPGGGHQPEVLHRIGQLHF
- the ectB gene encoding diaminobutyrate--2-oxoglutarate transaminase; the encoded protein is MTMTEPVLSVFETVESEVRSYCRAWPVVFERAKGSRLYDEHGRSYLDFFAGAGSLNYGHNNPVLKRALLDYLEHDGITHGLDMSTTAKRTFLETFRSRVLEPRALPYKVMFPGPTGTNAVEAALKLARKAKGRESVVSFTNAFHGMSLGSLAVTGNAFKRAGAGIPLVHGTPMPFDNYLGGRTPDFLWFERLLEDQGSGLNQPAAVIVETIQGEGGINVARAEWLRALAELCRRRDMLLIVDDIQMGCGRTGGFFSFEEAGITPDIVTLSKSISGYGLPMSLCLFKPELDLWEPGEHNGTFRGNNPAFVTAAAALEAYWSDGSLRERTLVHGGRVESALRELCAEHGRLGATYRGRGLAWGIEFTQRERAAAVCRKAFEHGLLVETSGPEDEVVKLLPPLTITDEELDEGLAIIARAVRETA